A window of Euwallacea fornicatus isolate EFF26 chromosome 13, ASM4011564v1, whole genome shotgun sequence contains these coding sequences:
- the bora gene encoding protein aurora borealis: MDFKHMCESYATPKSDVNLLRKRISQGVVTDSPFRNMPKFSTPPSRFTKIKNPFEPQLTDRLHLPTFSPNVFVHNSTARHDEKFKWTIEDISALKPADIDETTVNQHICNDDPHIESEIQQKIETYFNKTPIVPSPMGIKTSSNCLLKGCGSSEENVGETNLAQASVKKTCESVTQTVLTLPPVLPDDVEDMLKPYFLFDEEVHISNNISANSSLYKKLFEDKSPEVLATTEYDSVDSSPSRSINTSLIQFSPCSRSIDGPFDISDCNLSPINRSSLNRKLAPNKSVCRLEFCENMSVDNSLMVPDMDTTKSPLIALRDDESYGSSLKLSQASVQDMSANWSIEDKDIFIDTRGGSSDPNKMDVSNSNTPNSKLYIGKGQRKRLSESFKVEELECSDNAMSYEDIATKSRRKIFKNDFTDTGYYTQDTDDFTNNHITNVFASTPSKRYNKLGI; encoded by the exons ATGGATTTTAAGCATATGTGTGAGAGTTATGCAACGCCCAAGTCTGATGTTAATCTTCTAAGGAAACGGATTTCCCAAGGGGTCGTCACTGATAGTCCCTTTAGGAATATGCCGAAATTCTCAACTCCTCCTTCAAGgtttactaaaattaaaaatccttttGAACCTCAGCTGACTGATAGACTGCATTTACCAACATTTAG TCCCAACGTGTTTGTTCACAATTCAACCGCAAGACACgatgaaaagtttaaatggacgATCGAAGATATATCCGCATTAAAACCTGCGGACATTGACGAAACTACGGTCAATCAGCATATTTGCAATGACGATCCTCATATCGAATCGGAAATCCAacagaaaattgaaacatacTTTAACAAAACGCCAATCGTACCTAGCCCAATGGGCATTAAAACTAGtagtaattgtttattgaaagGATGTGGGAGCTCTGAGGAGAATGTCGGCGAAACGAATCTGGCCCAGGCTAgtgtaaaaaaaacatgtgaAA gTGTTACTCAAACTGTGTTAACTCTACCTCCGGTACTACCCGATGATGTGGAAGATATGTTAAAACCATATTTTCTGTTTGACGAGGAAgttcatatttcaaataatatttctgcAAATAGCTcactttataaaaaattgtttgaagaTAAAAGCCCTGAAGTTCTGGCTACAACTGAATATGATTCAGTTGACTCTTCACCAAGCAGATCAATAA aTACCTCGCTCATACAATTTTCCCCATGCTCCAGAAGCATCGATGGCCCTTTTGATATATCTGACTGTAATTTATCACCTATCAATAGGTCATCATTGAACCGCAAGTTGGCGCCAAATAAGTCAGTGTGCCGCCTGGAATTTTGCGAAAACATGAGCGTGGATAATAGTTTAATGGTTCCAGACATGGATACAACAAAAAGCCCATTAATCGCTTTGCGAGACG ATGAATCTTACGGGTCGTCCCTCAAGCTGAGCCAAGCCAGCGTTCAAGATATGAGTGCAAATTGGAGCATAGAAgacaaagacatttttattgacACTAGGGGCGGTAGTAGCGATCCCAACAAAATGGATGTTTCCAATTCCAATACTCCAAACTCAAAATTATATATAGGAAAAG GTCAAAGGAAAAGACTGAGCGAAAGTTTCAAAGTAGAAGAACTTGAATGTAGTGATAACGCAATGAGCTATGAAGATATTGCCACGAAAagcagaagaaaaatttttaagaatgaCTTTACGGATACTGGGTACTATACGCAAGACACGGACGACTTCACTAATAATCACATTACTAATGTCTTTGCATCGACTCCCAGTAAACGTTATAATAAATTAGGAATTTGA
- the Hakai gene encoding E3 ubiquitin-protein ligase Hakai isoform X2: MDSASKRSRGRGRGGRGRGRGRGRGRGRGKKAIKVIESDEEETPTPPESIVDSQIKPEPVEESAPPTIDLEADISQLEAPTFTTINRGPPEPMLRLNWDHKVNLIGEKVLNPMIHCCDKCLKPILIYGRMIPCKHVFCLACGKKEQKQCPRCLEKVSRVEQTGLGTVFMCSHGGSRYGTTGCRRTYLSQRDLQAHINHRHVSSLQTQPPPVSVPQAMEVVLSETDRSSVRSKGNLANDPRSSSLQSSGRRGSQIQSSGIRTNLITVPIQETAPPVVIHESIPTTQNYYNQYQSGTNLAPTNYGQTLPPMHIPPPQAQPQYYATPSAYSPAAQAYPAYAGSQAAATQSQYVAQSVTAQNRVAPPYDYNATTTQWPNNQQYYR; the protein is encoded by the exons ATGGATAGTGCTTCAAAAAGGAGTCGTGGAAGAGGCAGAGGTGGTAGAGGACGGGGTCGTGGTAGAGGCCGTGGACGTGGTAGAGGTAAGAAGGCCATCAAGGTGATTGAGAGCGATGAAGAAGAGACTCCAACTCCTCCGGAGTCAATTGTTGACAGTCAAATTAAGCCAGAACCAGTGGAGGAATCGGCACCACCCACCA TTGACCTGGAAGCAGATATATCGCAATTAGAAGCACCAACTTTTACCACAATCAACCGTGGTCCTCCTGAACCTATGCTAAGACTAAACTGGGATCACAAAGTCAATTTAATTGGCGAAAAAGTGTTAAACCCTATGATCCACTGCTGTGATAAATGTTTAAAGCCCATATTAATATACGGAAGAATG ATTCCTTGCAAACATGTTTTTTGCCTTGCGTGTGGTAAAAAAGAACAGAAGCAGTGTCCAAGATGCCTGGAAAAAGTCTCTCGAGTTGAGCAGACTGGTCTTGGTACTGTATTCATGTGTTCGCATGGCGGAAGCCGCTACGGCACTACCGGATGTCGGCGCACGTATCTTTCACAAAGGGATTTACAAGCTCACATTAACCATCGACATGTCTCAAGTTTGCAGACTCAGCCACCACCAGTTTCAGTCCCACAAGCCATGGag gTTGTCTTGAGTGAAACAGACAGATCGTCTGTTCGTTCAAAGGGGAATTTAGCCAACGATCCCCGTTCTAGCTCGTTGCAGTCATCGGGTCGACGTGGTTCGCAAATCCAATCATCTGGCATTAGAACTAATCTGATAACTGTTCCAATTCAGGAAACAGCTCCTCCCGTTGTTATTCACGAAAGTATACCAACTACTCAGAACTATTACAACCAATATCAATCAG GTACTAATCTTGCACCTACGAACTACGGCCAAACACTTCCACCCATGCATATACCTCCACCACAAGCTCAGCCTCAATATTATGCGACCCCTTCAGCCTATAGTCCAGCTGCTCAGGCTTATCCTGCATATGCCGGTTCCCAAGCGGCAGCAACACAATCCCAGTACGTGGCGCAGTCTGTCACGGCCCAAAATCGAGTCGCCCCACCTTATGACTATAACGCGACCACTACTCAGTGGCCCAACAATCAACAGTACTATAGGTAG
- the LOC136342914 gene encoding transmembrane protein 115 isoform X1, with the protein MSLFRALGRNIPYLKQQFGALLGNTSTSVKFICGVVLISYTFSYWNDAVEIISVTPGYIMPPNRIWSLFTFCFMEIHFWEVLVDIITVGLCGKLIEPLWGPMEMMTFFALVNFGVGILTTTFYFILYYCFDDTRYLYNVYIHGLAGYIAGVSVAVKQIMPDLVIMKTPLGKLSNRNIPLTVFFLSVIFKLVGLVDGTYPTMYFWGMIVSWVYLRFYQKHSSGSRGDMADYFTFASFFPNVIQPPIAIVSNSIYNALVKIGLCKKSVRKFDMANPSGVTVSVPSMDQHDMERRRQIALKALSERLSKSYSDKQPLLPLAGPSGLPKVSLPPTVMQSTAAASQVHQQPNVSLTIPSTSTSIPKSTGT; encoded by the exons ATGTCCTTGTTTAGAGCTTTAGGAAGAAACATTCCCTATTTGAAACAACAATTCGGAGCCCTGTTGGGAAACACCAGCACAtcagtgaaatttatttgtggtGTTGTATTGATAAGTTACACATTTTCCTACTGGAACGATGCAGTCGAAATTATATCGGTTACTCCAGGGTATATCATGCCCCCGAACCGAATTTGGTCTCTATTCACGTTTtgtttcatggaaatccactTCTGGGAAGTCCTTGTTGATATTATCACAGTAGGGTTGtgtggaaaattaatagagCCCTTGTGGGGCCCAATGGAAATGATGACATTTTTTGCCCTAGTCAATTTTGGAGTAGGAATATTAACCACAACCTtctactttattttatattactgCTTTGATGACACCAGATATCTGTATAATGTTTACATTCATGGATTGGCAGGATACATTGCAGGGGTTTCAGTGGCAGTGAAGCAAATAATGCCTGACTTGGTGATAATGAAGACCCCTTTAGGAAAACTAAGCAACCGAAATATACCACTTACTGTATTTTTTCTATCTGtgatttttaaacttgttGGTTTGGTAGATGGCACATATCCCACAATGTATTTTTGGGGGATGATTGTTAGCTGGGTATATTTGAGGTTTTATCAAAAACACAGTAGTGGGTCAAGAGGAGATATGGCTGACTATTTTACATTTGCAAG ttttttccccAATGTGATCCAGCCACCTATAGCCATTGTAAGCAACAGCATTTACAATGCTTTGGTCAAAATTGGTTTGTGCAAGAAGAGTGTGAGAAAGTTTGATATGGCAAATCCATCTGGGGTTACTGTATCTGTACCTAGCATGGATCAGCATGATATGGAGAGAAGAAG GCAAATTGCCTTAAAAGCCCTGAGTGAACGTCTGTCAAAATCATACAGTGACAAACAACCACTACTGCCTTTGGCTGGCCCTTCTGGCTTACCAAAGGTTTCTCTTCCGCCAACTGTAATGCAGAGCACAGCAGCCGCGTCACAGGTTCATCAACAACCAAATGTTTCATTAACTATTCCATCGACATCTACTAGTATACCTAAGAGTACAGGTACTTAG
- the Hakai gene encoding E3 ubiquitin-protein ligase Hakai isoform X1, which translates to MDSASKRSRGRGRGGRGRGRGRGRGRGRGKKAIKVIESDEEETPTPPESIVDSQIKPEPVEESAPPTIDLEADISQLEAPTFTTINRGPPEPMLRLNWDHKVNLIGEKVLNPMIHCCDKCLKPILIYGRMIPCKHVFCLACGKKEQKQCPRCLEKVSRVEQTGLGTVFMCSHGGSRYGTTGCRRTYLSQRDLQAHINHRHVSSLQTQPPPVSVPQAMEVVLSETDRSSVRSKGNLANDPRSSSLQSSGRRGSQIQSSGIRTNLITVPIQETAPPVVIHESIPTTQNYYNQYQSAGTNLAPTNYGQTLPPMHIPPPQAQPQYYATPSAYSPAAQAYPAYAGSQAAATQSQYVAQSVTAQNRVAPPYDYNATTTQWPNNQQYYR; encoded by the exons ATGGATAGTGCTTCAAAAAGGAGTCGTGGAAGAGGCAGAGGTGGTAGAGGACGGGGTCGTGGTAGAGGCCGTGGACGTGGTAGAGGTAAGAAGGCCATCAAGGTGATTGAGAGCGATGAAGAAGAGACTCCAACTCCTCCGGAGTCAATTGTTGACAGTCAAATTAAGCCAGAACCAGTGGAGGAATCGGCACCACCCACCA TTGACCTGGAAGCAGATATATCGCAATTAGAAGCACCAACTTTTACCACAATCAACCGTGGTCCTCCTGAACCTATGCTAAGACTAAACTGGGATCACAAAGTCAATTTAATTGGCGAAAAAGTGTTAAACCCTATGATCCACTGCTGTGATAAATGTTTAAAGCCCATATTAATATACGGAAGAATG ATTCCTTGCAAACATGTTTTTTGCCTTGCGTGTGGTAAAAAAGAACAGAAGCAGTGTCCAAGATGCCTGGAAAAAGTCTCTCGAGTTGAGCAGACTGGTCTTGGTACTGTATTCATGTGTTCGCATGGCGGAAGCCGCTACGGCACTACCGGATGTCGGCGCACGTATCTTTCACAAAGGGATTTACAAGCTCACATTAACCATCGACATGTCTCAAGTTTGCAGACTCAGCCACCACCAGTTTCAGTCCCACAAGCCATGGag gTTGTCTTGAGTGAAACAGACAGATCGTCTGTTCGTTCAAAGGGGAATTTAGCCAACGATCCCCGTTCTAGCTCGTTGCAGTCATCGGGTCGACGTGGTTCGCAAATCCAATCATCTGGCATTAGAACTAATCTGATAACTGTTCCAATTCAGGAAACAGCTCCTCCCGTTGTTATTCACGAAAGTATACCAACTACTCAGAACTATTACAACCAATATCAATCAG CAGGTACTAATCTTGCACCTACGAACTACGGCCAAACACTTCCACCCATGCATATACCTCCACCACAAGCTCAGCCTCAATATTATGCGACCCCTTCAGCCTATAGTCCAGCTGCTCAGGCTTATCCTGCATATGCCGGTTCCCAAGCGGCAGCAACACAATCCCAGTACGTGGCGCAGTCTGTCACGGCCCAAAATCGAGTCGCCCCACCTTATGACTATAACGCGACCACTACTCAGTGGCCCAACAATCAACAGTACTATAGGTAG
- the LOC136342914 gene encoding transmembrane protein 115 isoform X2 — MPPNRIWSLFTFCFMEIHFWEVLVDIITVGLCGKLIEPLWGPMEMMTFFALVNFGVGILTTTFYFILYYCFDDTRYLYNVYIHGLAGYIAGVSVAVKQIMPDLVIMKTPLGKLSNRNIPLTVFFLSVIFKLVGLVDGTYPTMYFWGMIVSWVYLRFYQKHSSGSRGDMADYFTFASFFPNVIQPPIAIVSNSIYNALVKIGLCKKSVRKFDMANPSGVTVSVPSMDQHDMERRRQIALKALSERLSKSYSDKQPLLPLAGPSGLPKVSLPPTVMQSTAAASQVHQQPNVSLTIPSTSTSIPKSTGT; from the exons ATGCCCCCGAACCGAATTTGGTCTCTATTCACGTTTtgtttcatggaaatccactTCTGGGAAGTCCTTGTTGATATTATCACAGTAGGGTTGtgtggaaaattaatagagCCCTTGTGGGGCCCAATGGAAATGATGACATTTTTTGCCCTAGTCAATTTTGGAGTAGGAATATTAACCACAACCTtctactttattttatattactgCTTTGATGACACCAGATATCTGTATAATGTTTACATTCATGGATTGGCAGGATACATTGCAGGGGTTTCAGTGGCAGTGAAGCAAATAATGCCTGACTTGGTGATAATGAAGACCCCTTTAGGAAAACTAAGCAACCGAAATATACCACTTACTGTATTTTTTCTATCTGtgatttttaaacttgttGGTTTGGTAGATGGCACATATCCCACAATGTATTTTTGGGGGATGATTGTTAGCTGGGTATATTTGAGGTTTTATCAAAAACACAGTAGTGGGTCAAGAGGAGATATGGCTGACTATTTTACATTTGCAAG ttttttccccAATGTGATCCAGCCACCTATAGCCATTGTAAGCAACAGCATTTACAATGCTTTGGTCAAAATTGGTTTGTGCAAGAAGAGTGTGAGAAAGTTTGATATGGCAAATCCATCTGGGGTTACTGTATCTGTACCTAGCATGGATCAGCATGATATGGAGAGAAGAAG GCAAATTGCCTTAAAAGCCCTGAGTGAACGTCTGTCAAAATCATACAGTGACAAACAACCACTACTGCCTTTGGCTGGCCCTTCTGGCTTACCAAAGGTTTCTCTTCCGCCAACTGTAATGCAGAGCACAGCAGCCGCGTCACAGGTTCATCAACAACCAAATGTTTCATTAACTATTCCATCGACATCTACTAGTATACCTAAGAGTACAGGTACTTAG